The following are encoded in a window of Microcaecilia unicolor chromosome 14, aMicUni1.1, whole genome shotgun sequence genomic DNA:
- the LOC115457945 gene encoding olfactory receptor 10A7-like — MVLQNQTLMSEFILLGFSDLSSHAQKFLFVLLLLFYILAVLGNLLVFSILTIDPVLHTPMYFFLRNLSFLEICFTTVTVPKTLVTILSEDRSISFLGCALQMYFFFFLGCEECMLLGIMAYDRYVAICKPLHYSTVMSNIRCVYMAVGSWITCIVLQFGQVTFLFSLPFCKSNEIHHFFCDIPPILRLSCTDTYLNDIVRLTASVLFLLIPFLIILSSYIYIVSTVLRMNSKAGRSKAFSTCASHLTAVTLFYGTTMLVYLQPSGGYVDERVFAVFYCSINPMLNPLIYSLRSKEVTGSLKRKIWEKVLSLLKL, encoded by the coding sequence ATGGTCCTGCAAAATCAGACCCTGATGAGTGAATTTATCCTTCTGGGATTCTCGGACCTGTCTTCACATGCACAGAAGTTTCTCTTTGTGCTGTTGCTTTTGTTTTACATCCTTGCTGTATTGGGAAACCTGCTTGTCTTTAGCATCCTTACAATAGACCCCGTCCTCCACACACCTATGTATTTCTTCCTCAGGAATTTGTCCTTCTTAGAGATCTGTTTCACCACAGTCACTGTCCCCAAAACGCTGGTGACCATCTTGTCTGAGGACAGAAGCATCTCATTCCTGGGGTGTGCCTTGCAAAtgtatttcttcttttttcttggcTGTGAGGAGTGTATGCTTCTTGGCATTATGGCCTACGATCGCTATGTCGCAATCTGTAAACCCCTGCATTACTCCACTGTTATGAGCAACATAAGGTGTGTTTATATGGCCGTAGGGTCCTGGATTACGTGCATTGTCTTGCAGTTTGGACAGGTCACTTTTTTATTCAGTTTACCTTTCTGCAAGTCTAACGAGATCCATCACTTCTTCTGTGACATTCCACCCATCTTGAGGTTGTCTTGCACCGACACTTATTTGAATGACATAGTCCGACTGACAGCCTCCGTGCTTTTCCTACTCATCCCGTTCCTGATCATTCTCTCCTCTTACATTTACATTGTATCCACCGTGCTGAGAATGAACTCCAAAGCCGGGAGAAGTAAGGCTTTCTCAACTTGCGCCTCTCACCTCACTGCTGTTACCTTATTCTATGGGACTACCATGCTCGTCTATTTACAACCAAGTGGGGGCTATGTGGACGAGAGAGTTTTTGCTGTGTTTTATTGCTCAATTAACCCAATGTTAAACCCCCTGATCTATAGCCTGAGGAGTAAAGAGGTGACAGGATCCTTGAAGAGAAAAATATGGGAGAAAGTATTGTCTCTTTTGAAGTTATGA